In Nostoc sp. CENA543, a single genomic region encodes these proteins:
- a CDS encoding phosphomannose isomerase type II C-terminal cupin domain, whose protein sequence is MTQNEDNAQLNGHESSSHSGIRYWGNVEVIEEGESYRISRIEIKPRHGIKPQIHYHRNEHWVVVSGVAKVTCGDEEILLGRNQSTYVPAATLHKVENPGSIPLVILEIQNGEYLGEDDTERPYDLNLVKPVADH, encoded by the coding sequence ATGACTCAGAATGAAGATAATGCTCAATTAAATGGTCATGAATCCTCCTCACACTCAGGCATACGTTATTGGGGTAACGTGGAAGTCATCGAAGAAGGAGAAAGCTACCGAATTAGTCGCATTGAAATTAAGCCCAGACATGGTATCAAACCACAAATTCACTATCACCGCAATGAACACTGGGTTGTAGTCTCTGGTGTAGCTAAAGTGACTTGTGGCGATGAGGAAATATTACTAGGTCGTAATCAATCAACCTATGTACCAGCAGCCACACTGCACAAGGTAGAAAATCCAGGTTCTATTCCATTAGTAATTCTGGAAATTCAAAACGGTGAATATTTGGGTGAAGATGATACAGAACGCCCCTATGATCTGAATTTGGTCAAACCTGTAGCTGATCATTAG
- a CDS encoding HEAT repeat domain-containing protein, translating to MYDEEELSILELDIEEDLESPLDKLEPITAESELPKPDPDEMLALLDNPQPQQRMLAARAFCDIEDPRATPHLIKLLSDTCPLVRVSAAYGIGRNPSTEAVEPLINQLNRDWNGYVRKGVVWALGNCRDRRCLAPLADALRTDISAVRLWSASALAQMAGVGYEAVIGAIPPLIEALFQDPIAAVRSNCAWTIGQLCKELPSNVVYAAAIDALIQSFAEDKDLGVREDAKASLLGVGDPRGLQLIETLEQEGWF from the coding sequence ATGTATGACGAAGAAGAACTAAGTATACTCGAACTCGATATCGAGGAAGATTTAGAAAGTCCCCTAGATAAATTAGAACCAATTACGGCTGAGTCAGAATTACCAAAGCCTGACCCAGACGAAATGTTGGCACTGCTGGATAATCCCCAACCCCAACAACGGATGCTAGCAGCTCGTGCTTTTTGTGATATCGAAGATCCACGGGCTACTCCCCATCTCATCAAGTTGTTGTCTGACACTTGCCCATTAGTGAGAGTGAGTGCGGCCTATGGTATTGGACGTAATCCCAGCACCGAAGCTGTAGAACCTTTGATTAACCAGCTAAATCGAGACTGGAATGGCTATGTCCGTAAAGGTGTGGTTTGGGCTTTAGGAAATTGTCGCGATCGCCGTTGTTTAGCACCTCTAGCTGATGCTTTAAGAACCGACATTTCTGCTGTGCGCCTGTGGTCTGCTAGTGCTTTAGCACAAATGGCCGGAGTCGGTTACGAAGCCGTAATTGGCGCGATACCTCCCTTGATTGAAGCCTTATTTCAAGACCCAATCGCCGCCGTTAGAAGTAATTGTGCTTGGACAATTGGGCAATTGTGTAAAGAACTACCTTCTAATGTAGTTTATGCTGCTGCGATCGATGCCTTGATTCAGTCCTTTGCCGAGGACAAGGACTTAGGAGTACGTGAAGACGCTAAAGCCTCACTCTTAGGCGTAGGCGACCCCCGTGGCTTACAACTAATTGAAACCTTAGAACAGGAAGGATGGTTTTAG
- a CDS encoding N-acetyltransferase: MNFELLLPGYYIRRGSTLERSLLVKFMQRTYQDLYPQQDFAHLAKTVEQYFSKDTPLWWVDFVNEGLETQENQETELTSSSLSPIACLWVGNAVDQVTGIRHPHIFLLYVVPEHRRRGVGTALMRYVENWAIQRGDRQIGLQVFQSNQPALNLYNHLGYQTQSLWMLKQLDSQ; this comes from the coding sequence TTGAATTTTGAATTGTTATTGCCGGGCTATTATATTCGTCGCGGTTCGACATTAGAGCGATCGCTGCTAGTTAAATTTATGCAGCGCACCTACCAAGACTTATATCCACAACAGGATTTTGCTCATCTAGCTAAAACCGTTGAGCAATATTTCTCTAAAGATACTCCCCTTTGGTGGGTGGATTTTGTGAATGAGGGATTAGAAACCCAGGAGAACCAGGAAACAGAACTCACATCATCCTCACTATCTCCCATCGCTTGTCTGTGGGTAGGAAACGCCGTAGATCAAGTTACTGGTATCCGTCATCCCCATATTTTTTTACTGTACGTCGTCCCAGAACATCGCCGACGGGGTGTCGGTACAGCCTTGATGCGCTACGTAGAAAATTGGGCAATCCAAAGAGGCGATCGCCAAATCGGACTGCAAGTCTTTCAATCCAACCAACCCGCTTTAAATCTCTACAATCACTTAGGCTATCAAACCCAATCTCTCTGGATGTTAAAGCAATTAGATAGTCAATAG
- a CDS encoding ABC transporter permease: MGNQIVILIGTFILLLTGLLLGYVLSQLVLGYLSFNLLTFFGTFSLILIFGTLYYVLFWQLKRQQSTVFVREPFSQPISQSFHEELTENQDYLKNKLISRLSGDVAAADRLIEQARQNYPGMPENWYCERVLDDLDRDTR; the protein is encoded by the coding sequence ATGGGAAACCAAATAGTAATTTTGATCGGCACATTTATTCTTTTACTCACAGGCTTATTACTGGGGTATGTTCTTTCGCAGTTAGTATTAGGTTATTTAAGCTTTAACCTCCTCACCTTTTTCGGAACATTCAGCCTGATTTTAATTTTCGGCACACTTTACTATGTACTGTTCTGGCAACTGAAACGGCAACAATCTACAGTATTTGTGCGAGAACCCTTTTCTCAGCCAATCAGTCAGTCCTTCCATGAAGAATTAACCGAAAACCAAGACTACCTCAAAAACAAACTCATTTCCAGATTATCTGGTGATGTAGCCGCCGCCGATAGATTAATAGAACAAGCCCGACAAAATTACCCAGGAATGCCAGAAAATTGGTATTGCGAAAGAGTTCTAGATGACCTAGATCGTGATACACGTTAA
- a CDS encoding AmpG family muropeptide MFS transporter yields the protein MREIQALRQAVQSRKMGALLLLGFASGLPLFLTSRTLQLWMQDAKVDIGKITLFGLLALPYSLKFLWSPLLDRFVPPVLGARRGWLLFTQIGLALAIAVLALQQPAQSDQILQILAINCLIITFLSATQDIAGDAYRTDILNPLEAEPGASVWVLGYRLALFITSSLALVLAEYIPWNIVYLLMAVLMAGSILTTLWSPQEPEIRKDQEKYAPLLLKDVIFILLITFLVAGLIGGVFVGYITLPIFYSVLAGLIVAWIVTSLLLPTELLGEVTEDSPPQNLQAAIFLPFKEFFHRFGLNQGIIILVFIVLYKLGDSLVGISANLFLREINFTKAEIGAIQAGIGFIATTIGVLAGGVIMTKIRVNRSLWIFGILQLLSNLGYYALAVTGKDYSLLVLAVNIENFSAGLVTVATVAFLMNLCNHRFTTTQFALFSSLMAIGRDVLSAPAGDWAKATGWSNFFLLTLVAALPGLLLLPLVAPWNQQPAAVNRPGLEPEDEDLWETK from the coding sequence ATGAGAGAAATTCAAGCATTGCGACAGGCTGTGCAGAGTCGCAAGATGGGTGCTTTACTGCTGCTAGGTTTTGCTTCTGGCTTGCCTTTGTTCTTAACAAGCAGAACATTACAACTATGGATGCAAGATGCCAAGGTAGATATTGGGAAAATCACTTTATTTGGGTTGTTGGCTTTGCCTTATTCCCTGAAATTTTTGTGGTCGCCTTTATTAGATAGATTTGTGCCACCAGTTTTAGGTGCGAGGCGCGGTTGGCTATTATTTACTCAAATTGGGTTAGCATTAGCGATCGCTGTCTTAGCACTACAACAGCCTGCCCAAAGTGACCAAATCCTCCAAATACTAGCCATCAACTGTCTCATTATCACTTTTTTGAGTGCAACTCAAGATATTGCAGGAGATGCTTACCGTACCGATATATTAAACCCCTTAGAAGCAGAACCAGGTGCATCAGTTTGGGTATTAGGCTATCGGCTAGCTTTGTTTATTACCAGTTCCTTGGCGTTGGTGTTAGCAGAATATATTCCTTGGAACATAGTTTACTTATTGATGGCTGTTTTAATGGCGGGTAGCATCTTAACTACCTTGTGGTCTCCTCAAGAACCAGAAATCCGCAAAGATCAGGAAAAATACGCGCCCTTATTACTCAAAGATGTCATCTTTATCCTATTGATTACATTTTTAGTGGCGGGATTAATTGGAGGTGTATTTGTTGGCTACATTACTTTACCTATATTTTACTCAGTATTAGCAGGTTTAATCGTAGCTTGGATTGTGACATCATTGTTACTACCCACCGAACTGTTAGGAGAAGTCACAGAAGATAGTCCTCCTCAAAATTTACAAGCAGCAATTTTTCTCCCATTTAAAGAATTTTTTCATAGATTTGGACTCAATCAAGGCATCATCATTCTGGTGTTTATCGTGCTGTATAAGCTGGGAGACTCTTTAGTTGGTATCAGTGCGAACTTATTTTTACGAGAAATTAACTTTACCAAAGCAGAGATTGGTGCAATTCAAGCAGGGATAGGATTTATCGCCACGACTATCGGCGTATTGGCTGGCGGTGTGATCATGACTAAAATCCGCGTCAATCGTAGTTTGTGGATTTTTGGAATTCTTCAGTTACTGAGTAACTTGGGTTATTATGCACTAGCTGTAACTGGTAAAGATTATTCACTTTTAGTATTAGCAGTGAATATTGAAAACTTTAGTGCCGGATTAGTGACTGTAGCGACAGTAGCTTTCTTAATGAACCTTTGTAACCATCGCTTTACTACTACTCAATTCGCTTTATTCTCTAGCTTAATGGCTATTGGTAGAGATGTTTTGTCTGCACCCGCAGGCGATTGGGCTAAAGCGACGGGTTGGTCTAACTTTTTCTTACTCACCCTAGTGGCTGCATTACCGGGACTGTTGCTTTTACCTTTAGTTGCTCCCTGGAATCAACAACCAGCAGCAGTAAATAGACCAGGACTTGAGCCAGAAGACGAGGATTTATGGGAAACCAAATAG
- a CDS encoding chromophore lyase CpcT/CpeT, whose product MTHSQDIATLARWMAADFSNQAQAFENPPFYAHIRVCMRPLPWDVLSGVALFLEQAYDFMLNDPYRLRVLKLVVVGDRIHIENYTVKQEATFYGASRDLQRLKTLKTEDLEKMSGCDMIVEWTGTTFKGRVEPGKGCIVVRNGQKTYLDNEFEINEEIFWSLDRGRDLETDEHLWGSVAGPFQFARSRSFADEVVLSGD is encoded by the coding sequence ATGACACATTCTCAGGATATTGCTACCTTAGCCCGTTGGATGGCGGCTGATTTCAGCAATCAAGCCCAAGCTTTTGAAAATCCGCCATTTTATGCTCATATTCGAGTTTGTATGCGTCCTTTACCTTGGGATGTCTTATCAGGAGTGGCTTTATTTCTGGAACAAGCTTACGACTTTATGCTGAATGACCCCTATCGTTTGCGGGTACTGAAGTTAGTTGTTGTAGGCGATCGCATCCACATAGAAAACTATACCGTCAAACAGGAGGCAACTTTCTACGGTGCTTCCCGCGACTTACAACGCCTCAAAACTCTCAAAACGGAAGATTTAGAAAAAATGTCAGGTTGCGACATGATTGTCGAGTGGACTGGTACTACCTTCAAAGGTAGAGTCGAACCAGGTAAAGGCTGTATTGTCGTTCGTAACGGACAAAAAACCTACCTAGATAATGAATTTGAAATTAACGAAGAAATCTTCTGGAGTCTTGACAGAGGAAGAGACTTAGAGACAGACGAACATCTTTGGGGTTCAGTCGCCGGGCCATTTCAATTTGCGCGTTCCCGCAGTTTTGCTGATGAAGTTGTGTTGAGTGGGGATTAG
- a CDS encoding lipopolysaccharide assembly protein LapB, with protein MLKHFSIMIAAAILWQFSSSLTLAQSYDPQQADKFPPSPLEVTTPDPLLPPVGNKQPLSLPEKLRLQAALDGLNQEAAAKLQAGDKEAAFAIWNRELRLRRYVGAVDEVQALARVGEIAWNQSDRQQIFYITQRLQAIQKQAQPKNSKTQTNVDLQLWRALGQAYQNVRSLKPAIEVYNQILVAVRQQQDKTAEVDTLKTLGNLHLVWFNYPQAAANYEELLTLATSRGERQEELTYLQQLAYIYQQSKQAQKSIDVLTRIKDIYSQDINSQAQLPTLQLAIATNYETLAKENTALLPEAFKNYQAAYTTAWQLQQYARAAEALQKLIPLYRSQGQLDAALETSKILLETEARGANYYGMMQAYDQIGKLSLENKDYPQALAAFKDGLELARQIKHQEAYFTQQVAKVSSMQGNEQK; from the coding sequence ATGCTAAAGCACTTCAGTATAATGATTGCAGCCGCTATCCTTTGGCAATTTAGTAGTAGTTTGACGCTGGCGCAGAGTTATGATCCTCAGCAGGCGGATAAATTTCCACCCAGTCCACTGGAAGTTACTACACCAGATCCTCTTTTACCACCTGTAGGGAATAAACAGCCGTTGAGTCTTCCAGAAAAGTTAAGACTTCAGGCGGCGTTGGATGGCTTAAATCAAGAGGCGGCGGCGAAGTTGCAAGCTGGAGATAAGGAAGCGGCGTTTGCAATTTGGAATCGGGAGTTGCGTTTGCGTCGCTATGTGGGTGCTGTGGATGAAGTGCAAGCACTGGCTAGGGTGGGTGAAATTGCTTGGAATCAAAGCGATCGCCAGCAAATATTCTACATTACCCAAAGGTTACAAGCAATTCAAAAGCAGGCGCAACCCAAAAATTCTAAAACTCAAACTAATGTAGATTTACAGTTATGGCGTGCGTTAGGTCAAGCTTATCAGAATGTGCGATCGCTCAAACCTGCCATTGAAGTTTATAACCAAATTTTGGTAGCTGTGCGACAACAACAAGATAAAACTGCGGAGGTTGACACCCTCAAAACCTTGGGAAATTTACATTTGGTTTGGTTTAATTATCCCCAAGCCGCAGCTAACTATGAGGAGTTATTAACTTTAGCTACCTCCAGAGGCGAACGGCAGGAGGAGTTAACCTATTTACAACAGCTAGCTTATATTTATCAACAGAGTAAGCAAGCACAAAAATCTATTGATGTCTTGACTAGAATTAAAGACATTTACTCCCAAGATATTAATAGTCAAGCACAATTGCCGACTTTGCAACTGGCGATCGCTACTAACTATGAAACCCTCGCCAAAGAAAACACGGCTTTACTTCCAGAGGCTTTTAAAAACTATCAAGCAGCTTATACTACAGCTTGGCAATTACAACAGTATGCGCGTGCGGCGGAAGCTTTACAAAAACTCATCCCTTTATATCGTTCCCAGGGACAACTTGATGCAGCTTTAGAAACTAGCAAGATTTTGTTAGAAACTGAAGCAAGAGGTGCGAACTATTATGGCATGATGCAAGCTTACGACCAAATCGGCAAGTTATCTCTTGAAAATAAAGATTATCCGCAAGCACTAGCAGCTTTTAAAGATGGGTTAGAATTAGCACGACAAATTAAGCATCAAGAAGCATACTTTACTCAGCAAGTAGCAAAAGTCTCATCTATGCAAGGAAATGAGCAGAAGTAA
- a CDS encoding SDR family oxidoreductase, producing the protein MKSIAGKTVLLTGASGGIGVFMARALAKEQATVVLVSRSEDKLHEICAEVNALGGKGVSIPCDISNIDELPNLVEKVHQLTGQIDIVINNAAIEKYRRFQDYTLAEIQGILGTNLISAMELTRLIMPEMIARNSGHIVNIASGSGKKGAPYNSIYSASKAGLIMWTDAVRQELADSQVNISVVCPGYTAAGMFVAFGLSAPKLAKVSQPEDVAIAVIKAIKQNQPEVMLDGPLTRLLFSNIQLFPEFGDKIFSWIGVRELNKTRAEK; encoded by the coding sequence ATGAAATCAATAGCAGGTAAAACGGTTCTCTTAACAGGAGCGTCAGGTGGTATTGGTGTATTTATGGCGCGTGCTTTAGCGAAAGAGCAAGCAACCGTAGTTTTAGTTTCTCGGTCTGAAGATAAACTACATGAAATCTGTGCTGAAGTTAACGCTTTAGGTGGAAAAGGTGTCAGTATTCCCTGTGATATTAGTAATATTGACGAATTACCGAATTTAGTTGAGAAAGTTCATCAACTGACTGGACAAATTGATATTGTCATTAATAATGCAGCAATTGAAAAATATCGGCGGTTTCAAGATTATACCTTAGCAGAAATTCAGGGTATTTTAGGAACAAATTTGATATCGGCGATGGAATTAACCCGCTTGATTATGCCAGAAATGATAGCACGCAACAGTGGGCATATTGTGAATATTGCTTCTGGATCTGGTAAAAAAGGCGCGCCATATAACAGTATATATTCTGCTAGTAAAGCAGGATTAATTATGTGGACTGATGCTGTGAGACAAGAATTAGCTGATAGTCAAGTCAATATATCAGTAGTTTGTCCTGGTTATACTGCGGCTGGGATGTTTGTTGCGTTTGGTTTATCTGCACCGAAATTAGCAAAAGTTTCACAACCAGAAGATGTGGCGATCGCAGTTATCAAAGCGATTAAACAAAACCAACCTGAAGTGATGCTAGATGGCCCTTTAACTAGACTTTTATTCTCTAATATCCAGCTATTTCCAGAGTTTGGTGATAAAATTTTTAGCTGGATTGGTGTAAGAGAATTAAACAAGACTCGTGCGGAAAAATAA
- a CDS encoding GMC oxidoreductase, whose amino-acid sequence MTNNHYDVIIIGTGAGGGTLAYKLAASGKKILVLERGNFLPRNKTNWDSQAVMRKEIYRNAEVWYDKDDKPIHPNAHYYVGGNTKFYGGALFRLREKDFEKVIHQDGISPEWPLKYQDFAPYYDQAEKLYEVHGKRGLDPNEPPTNTEYPFPPISHEPYIQEICHALKYQNLHPFYLPLAIKLNEVNRHLSACIRCNTCDGFPCLLNAKADADVNGIRPAMAYSNITLLTDTKVVKLHTSPSGREVTGVEAEIFGKRQIFTSDLVVVACGALNSAALLLKSANDQHPQGLANSSNLVGRNYMAHKFAVVMTLSTELNHTDFPKTLAVTDFYWGDTYFAYPMGSVQMLGNINKDKIAAYGPPMMPNMVAQTISNHSVAWLLITEDLPDTQNRVRVDGEKIYIEYTNNNELAFNHLINRWTQVLKSITPQHQNKQYAIHIPQKMTVKEVAHQVGTCRFGEDPKTSVLNINCRTHDVDNLYVVDGSFFPSSTALNPSLTIIANALRVGEHLLNRMG is encoded by the coding sequence ATGACTAATAATCATTATGATGTCATCATCATTGGGACTGGTGCTGGTGGCGGAACTTTAGCGTACAAATTAGCAGCCAGTGGTAAGAAAATATTAGTCTTAGAGCGTGGTAACTTTTTACCTAGAAATAAAACCAATTGGGATTCACAGGCGGTAATGCGAAAAGAAATTTATCGCAATGCTGAAGTTTGGTATGACAAAGACGACAAACCCATACATCCCAACGCACATTATTATGTGGGTGGAAACACAAAATTCTATGGTGGTGCGCTATTTAGATTACGTGAAAAAGACTTTGAAAAGGTCATTCATCAGGATGGAATTTCTCCAGAATGGCCTTTAAAATATCAAGATTTTGCTCCCTATTATGACCAAGCCGAAAAACTCTACGAAGTTCATGGTAAACGTGGGTTAGACCCGAATGAACCACCCACAAATACAGAATATCCTTTTCCCCCTATTAGCCATGAACCCTATATTCAAGAAATTTGTCATGCTTTAAAATATCAAAACTTACATCCTTTTTATTTACCACTAGCGATTAAACTTAATGAAGTCAATCGCCATTTGAGTGCTTGTATTCGCTGTAACACTTGTGATGGTTTTCCCTGTTTACTTAACGCCAAAGCTGATGCTGATGTGAATGGAATTCGTCCAGCAATGGCTTATAGCAATATCACACTATTAACTGACACAAAAGTTGTGAAATTACACACCAGTCCTTCTGGTCGAGAAGTGACAGGAGTTGAGGCAGAAATTTTCGGAAAGCGACAAATATTTACTAGTGATTTAGTAGTTGTGGCTTGTGGTGCGCTTAACTCCGCCGCATTATTACTAAAATCAGCTAATGACCAACACCCCCAAGGATTAGCTAATAGTTCTAATCTGGTGGGACGCAATTATATGGCGCATAAATTTGCGGTAGTTATGACTTTAAGTACAGAGTTAAATCATACAGATTTTCCCAAAACATTAGCAGTCACAGATTTTTATTGGGGAGATACATATTTTGCCTATCCGATGGGTAGTGTCCAAATGTTAGGTAATATCAATAAAGATAAAATTGCTGCTTATGGGCCGCCAATGATGCCTAATATGGTAGCTCAAACTATTTCTAATCATTCTGTAGCTTGGTTGTTAATTACTGAAGATTTACCAGATACACAAAATCGAGTTCGGGTTGATGGCGAGAAAATATACATCGAATATACCAATAATAATGAGTTAGCATTTAATCATTTAATTAACAGGTGGACTCAGGTTTTAAAATCGATTACACCACAGCATCAAAATAAACAATATGCCATACATATTCCTCAAAAGATGACTGTAAAGGAAGTTGCCCATCAGGTGGGGACTTGTCGGTTTGGAGAAGACCCAAAAACTTCCGTTTTGAATATTAACTGTCGCACCCATGATGTTGATAATCTTTATGTTGTGGATGGAAGTTTTTTCCCTTCGAGTACAGCTTTAAATCCGTCGTTAACAATTATCGCTAATGCTTTAAGAGTGGGTGAGCATTTGTTAAATAGAATGGGATAA
- a CDS encoding amidase — translation MNETDLAFTPALELAKLIRRRELSPLELVEIYLNRIQQLNPKLGSYFTVTADLAIADATAKTELITQTSELPPFFGVPISIKDLNPVAGVPCTYGSPALLNNIPEFDDGVVSLIKQAGFIILGKTATSELGSFPYTEPTGFPPARNPWNLEYTPGGSSGGAAAAVAAGLCAIAQGSDGGGSIRGPAACCGLVGIKPARGRVSKAPVGERLAGIAVNGPIARTVADAAAMLDTISGYVTGDPYWLPDPEPSFLTAATTQPKKLRVAFTTGIAPLGEADATCKQAVLQTVQLLEQLGHQVAEMSLDLSALVEPFQIVWQSGITASGLPAEILQPLNRWLLAQTGSVGEYIQAIYSMQIVARQIVALFNNIDVLVLPVYLHSPIRVGEWAALSPEDTFQQIVNWIAPCPPANATGQPAIAIPVGFDSHGLPMSVQLLGKPAAEATLISLAAQLEAANPWIQHRPNLAT, via the coding sequence ATGAATGAAACTGATTTAGCTTTTACTCCAGCACTAGAGTTAGCAAAATTAATCCGGCGGCGGGAGTTATCGCCGTTGGAGTTGGTGGAAATCTATTTAAATCGCATTCAGCAGTTGAATCCAAAATTGGGTAGTTATTTTACGGTGACGGCGGATTTAGCGATCGCTGATGCTACTGCGAAGACGGAACTAATCACGCAAACATCGGAACTTCCGCCATTTTTTGGTGTACCGATTTCGATTAAAGACCTCAATCCTGTAGCTGGTGTACCTTGTACCTACGGAAGTCCAGCCTTATTGAATAACATTCCCGAATTTGATGATGGGGTTGTGAGTCTTATCAAACAAGCTGGATTTATTATTTTGGGCAAAACGGCTACCTCAGAATTAGGTTCATTTCCTTACACTGAACCTACGGGTTTTCCTCCAGCTAGAAATCCCTGGAATTTAGAATACACTCCTGGTGGTTCTAGTGGTGGTGCAGCAGCAGCAGTGGCCGCAGGATTATGTGCGATCGCTCAAGGTTCAGATGGTGGCGGTTCTATTCGGGGGCCTGCGGCTTGTTGTGGTTTAGTAGGAATTAAACCCGCGCGGGGTAGAGTCAGTAAAGCACCCGTAGGTGAACGTCTAGCGGGAATTGCTGTTAATGGCCCTATCGCTCGAACTGTAGCAGATGCGGCAGCAATGTTAGATACTATTTCTGGTTACGTTACAGGTGATCCCTACTGGCTACCAGATCCAGAACCATCTTTTTTGACTGCGGCTACAACTCAACCAAAAAAATTACGTGTTGCGTTTACTACTGGTATTGCTCCCTTGGGTGAGGCTGATGCTACCTGTAAACAGGCTGTATTACAGACAGTCCAATTATTAGAACAACTCGGCCATCAAGTTGCAGAAATGTCTTTGGATCTGAGTGCTTTAGTTGAACCATTTCAAATTGTTTGGCAATCGGGAATTACGGCTTCTGGATTACCAGCAGAAATATTGCAGCCTCTCAACCGTTGGCTATTAGCGCAGACTGGTTCGGTTGGTGAATATATTCAAGCTATTTATAGTATGCAGATAGTAGCACGCCAAATTGTGGCACTGTTTAACAATATAGATGTGTTGGTATTGCCTGTTTATTTACATTCTCCCATCCGCGTAGGAGAGTGGGCGGCTTTAAGTCCTGAAGATACATTTCAGCAAATAGTGAATTGGATTGCACCTTGTCCACCAGCTAATGCGACTGGACAACCTGCGATCGCTATTCCTGTAGGTTTTGATAGTCATGGTTTACCTATGAGTGTGCAACTTCTCGGCAAACCTGCGGCGGAAGCTACACTCATTAGTCTTGCAGCACAACTAGAAGCCGCTAATCCTTGGATTCAACACCGTCCAAATTTGGCGACGTGA